One stretch of Streptomyces agglomeratus DNA includes these proteins:
- a CDS encoding YlbL family protein — protein sequence MPRRTATMLASTLILIALLCAGVFIKVPYSEMSPGPTVNTLGEARGEPVLQISGRKTYPTSGNLNMTTVRVTGADYRMNLVEAVYGWLAHDSVVVPHDTLYPDGKTEEESTQENAEEFSQSQESAKTAALRELGIPVRTRVVVSTVLKNSPAEGRLHAGDVIKAVDGTPVKDPKDVAGLVTKHKPTEKVVFTIVPAKDAAAAEKAGKEPVGSEDIAITTKKAGDDDRAIVGIQAGPDHTFPFNIDIKLADVGGPSAGLMFSLGIVDKLTPGPLTGGKFVAGTGTIDEAGKVGPIGGIEMKTVGARNAGAEYFLTPADNCASAATDIPDGLTLVKVKTIDDAKKSLEKIRAGDTAGLPRCTTG from the coding sequence ATGCCACGCCGCACAGCGACGATGCTCGCCTCCACCCTCATCCTGATCGCGCTGCTGTGCGCGGGCGTATTCATCAAAGTCCCGTACTCGGAGATGTCTCCCGGCCCGACGGTCAACACTCTCGGTGAGGCGCGCGGCGAACCGGTACTCCAGATCTCCGGTCGCAAGACGTACCCCACGAGCGGCAATCTCAACATGACTACGGTCAGAGTCACCGGCGCGGACTACAGGATGAACCTCGTCGAAGCGGTCTACGGCTGGCTGGCGCACGACAGCGTGGTGGTCCCGCACGACACTCTTTACCCGGACGGCAAGACCGAGGAAGAGTCGACGCAGGAGAACGCCGAGGAATTCAGCCAGTCCCAGGAGAGCGCCAAGACGGCGGCTCTGCGGGAACTGGGCATTCCGGTGCGGACGCGGGTCGTCGTGTCGACCGTTCTCAAGAACAGCCCCGCCGAGGGCAGGCTGCACGCGGGCGATGTCATCAAGGCCGTGGACGGTACGCCCGTCAAGGACCCCAAGGACGTCGCCGGGCTCGTGACCAAGCACAAGCCCACGGAGAAGGTCGTCTTCACGATCGTCCCCGCGAAGGACGCGGCCGCGGCGGAGAAGGCGGGCAAGGAGCCGGTGGGCAGCGAGGACATCGCCATCACCACCAAGAAGGCCGGCGACGACGACCGCGCCATCGTCGGCATCCAGGCGGGGCCCGACCACACCTTCCCGTTCAACATCGACATCAAGCTGGCCGACGTCGGCGGTCCGAGCGCGGGCCTGATGTTCTCGCTCGGCATCGTCGACAAGCTCACCCCCGGCCCTCTGACCGGCGGAAAGTTCGTGGCGGGGACCGGCACGATCGACGAGGCCGGCAAGGTCGGCCCGATCGGCGGCATCGAGATGAAGACGGTCGGCGCGCGCAACGCGGGCGCCGAGTACTTCCTGACGCCCGCCGACAACTGCGCGTCGGCGGCGACGGACATCCCGGACGGCCTGACCCTGGTGAAGGTCAAGACGATCGACGACGCGAAGAAGTCGCTGGAGAAGATCCGCGCGGGGGACACGGCCGGCCTGCCGCGGTGCACGACGGGCTGA
- a CDS encoding PPA1309 family protein has product MSNVSPSGPPMATSPLTRAVLEIDEYTSGLGWDQPARLFALVDTAQLRAQEPGLAAQLGLAEGEPAATLTPVEQEEIPAGTALDEFLATIAWPDAVAGCALTVERLMLPPSAEASVPEGLNEAQLAKWVAKHPDRQEVRMTVAVLRNGVRESALRLREKDSPTEVLTGAMLVPGLAEALAATFEA; this is encoded by the coding sequence ATGTCCAACGTTTCTCCCTCCGGGCCCCCCATGGCCACGAGCCCGCTCACCCGCGCCGTGCTCGAAATCGACGAATACACCTCCGGCCTCGGCTGGGACCAGCCCGCCAGGCTCTTCGCCCTGGTCGACACCGCCCAGCTGCGTGCCCAGGAGCCGGGCCTCGCCGCCCAGCTCGGTCTCGCCGAGGGTGAGCCGGCGGCCACGCTCACGCCCGTCGAGCAGGAAGAGATTCCGGCGGGCACCGCGCTCGACGAGTTCCTCGCGACGATCGCCTGGCCCGACGCGGTGGCCGGATGCGCGCTCACGGTGGAGCGGCTGATGCTCCCGCCGTCCGCCGAGGCGTCCGTCCCCGAGGGCCTGAACGAGGCCCAGCTGGCGAAGTGGGTGGCGAAGCACCCCGACCGCCAGGAGGTCCGCATGACGGTGGCCGTGCTGCGCAACGGCGTACGCGAGTCGGCGCTGCGGCTGCGGGAGAAGGACTCCCCGACCGAGGTGCTCACCGGAGCCATGCTCGTTCCGGGTCTCGCCGAGGCGCTGGCCGCGACCTTCGAGGCGTAG
- a CDS encoding NUDIX hydrolase, which yields MSLHDDAVLVLKRYEDQEELRDAYLDHLSAHPDGMWKACEAGHVTASALVVDAGRGRVLLTLHKKLNMWLQMGGHCEPGDATLSDAALREATEESGIAGLTLLPVGPVRLDRHPIPAPCNWHLDVQYAALAPGGAVEAISEESLDLRWFSYDEVAGVADESVVRLMERTRAAL from the coding sequence GTGAGCCTGCACGACGACGCGGTCCTCGTACTCAAGCGCTACGAGGACCAGGAGGAACTGCGCGACGCCTATCTGGATCACCTGTCGGCGCACCCGGACGGGATGTGGAAGGCGTGCGAGGCCGGGCATGTCACGGCGAGCGCGCTGGTCGTCGATGCCGGACGCGGACGGGTGCTGCTCACGCTGCACAAGAAGCTGAACATGTGGCTCCAGATGGGTGGCCACTGCGAGCCGGGCGACGCGACGCTCAGTGACGCGGCGCTGCGTGAGGCCACCGAGGAGTCCGGCATCGCGGGGCTGACCCTGCTGCCCGTGGGGCCGGTGCGGCTGGACCGGCACCCGATTCCCGCCCCCTGCAACTGGCACCTCGACGTCCAGTACGCGGCGCTGGCGCCGGGCGGCGCTGTCGAGGCGATCAGCGAGGAGTCGCTGGACCTGCGCTGGTTCTCGTACGACGAAGTGGCGGGCGTGGCGGACGAGTCGGTCGTAAGGCTGATGGAACGTACGCGCGCGGCGCTGTAG
- a CDS encoding zinc-dependent metalloprotease, translated as MSDTPFGFGLPPEEPEDGDDGKKKGSEGGGQGGQGPANPFGGFGGLPGGSGGQGGPGGDNPFAAMFGSLNPNDLGAAFQQLGQMLSYEGGPVNWDMAKDIARQTVSAGTADGTKDSSVSPGERSAVEEAVRLADLWLDGVTSMPSGAATSVAWSRAEWVEATLPAWKQLVDPVAERVGAAMGDVLPEEMQAMAGPLLGMMRSMGGAMFGQQIGQAVGVLAGEVVGSTDIGLPLGPAGKAALLPLNIEAFGKDLGVDKNEVRLYLALREAAHQRLFAHVPWLRSHLFGAVEGYARGIEVDTSKLEDVVGQLDPSHPEQLQEALQQGMFQPEDTPAQKAALARLETALALVEGWVDAVVHEAAKPRLTSADALRETLRRRRASGGPAEQTFATLIGLELRPRRLRDAARLWASLTDARGLDGRDALWEHPDMLPTADDLDDPDGFVHREQMDFSELDKMLGEAAGGTRKPDLTKDTDADDGTGTEGDSDK; from the coding sequence GTGAGTGACACCCCATTCGGATTCGGCCTTCCGCCGGAGGAGCCGGAGGACGGCGACGATGGCAAGAAGAAGGGCAGCGAGGGAGGTGGCCAGGGTGGCCAGGGTCCGGCGAACCCGTTCGGCGGGTTCGGCGGTCTGCCGGGCGGCTCGGGCGGTCAGGGCGGCCCGGGCGGAGACAATCCGTTCGCCGCGATGTTCGGTTCGCTGAACCCGAACGACCTGGGGGCGGCGTTCCAGCAGCTCGGGCAGATGCTCAGCTACGAGGGCGGTCCCGTGAACTGGGACATGGCCAAGGACATCGCCCGCCAGACGGTCTCGGCCGGCACCGCCGACGGCACCAAGGACTCCAGCGTGAGCCCAGGTGAGCGGTCGGCGGTCGAGGAGGCGGTGCGTCTCGCCGATCTGTGGCTGGACGGCGTGACCTCGATGCCCTCCGGTGCGGCCACGTCGGTGGCGTGGAGCCGCGCGGAGTGGGTCGAGGCGACCCTGCCGGCGTGGAAGCAGCTCGTGGACCCGGTCGCCGAGCGCGTCGGAGCGGCCATGGGCGACGTACTGCCCGAGGAGATGCAGGCCATGGCGGGCCCGCTGCTCGGGATGATGCGGTCCATGGGCGGGGCGATGTTCGGCCAGCAGATCGGGCAGGCCGTCGGCGTACTGGCGGGCGAGGTGGTCGGATCGACCGATATCGGTCTGCCGCTGGGCCCGGCCGGCAAGGCCGCGCTGCTGCCGCTGAACATCGAGGCGTTCGGCAAGGACCTGGGCGTCGACAAGAACGAGGTGCGGCTGTATCTGGCGCTGCGCGAGGCCGCCCACCAGCGGCTTTTCGCTCATGTGCCGTGGCTGCGCTCGCACCTGTTCGGCGCGGTCGAGGGGTACGCGCGCGGCATCGAGGTCGACACTTCGAAGCTTGAGGACGTGGTCGGCCAGCTCGACCCCTCGCACCCGGAGCAGCTTCAGGAAGCGCTCCAGCAGGGCATGTTCCAGCCGGAGGACACCCCGGCGCAGAAGGCGGCGCTGGCCCGTCTGGAGACGGCGCTCGCGCTCGTCGAGGGCTGGGTGGACGCCGTCGTGCACGAGGCGGCGAAGCCCCGGCTGACGTCCGCCGACGCGCTGCGCGAGACGCTGCGCAGGCGCCGGGCGTCCGGCGGCCCCGCCGAGCAGACGTTCGCGACACTGATCGGTCTGGAACTGCGACCGCGTCGCCTGCGGGACGCCGCACGGCTGTGGGCCTCGCTCACGGACGCGCGCGGTCTGGACGGGCGCGACGCGCTGTGGGAGCACCCGGACATGCTGCCGACGGCCGACGACCTGGACGACCCGGACGGGTTCGTGCACCGCGAGCAGATGGACTTCTCCGAGCTCGACAAGATGCTCGGCGAGGCGGCCGGCGGCACGCGGAAGCCGGACCTGACGAAGGACACCGACGCCGACGACGGGACCGGCACAGAGGGCGACAGCGACAAGTGA
- a CDS encoding tetratricopeptide repeat protein, translating to MVFMGDRTTLLETGRFVQRDQEHAVDTVDTAEAEFEARHRTAAEKGDTEAMSVLGSLLLRRGDLDGAEPHLRAATADGDRAAANNLGVLLHQRGYADEAAGWWRIAAVAGSAAAAHALGRHYRERGDEPAAEYWLRQSAEQGHALGAYALADLLEHRSDVGAERWLRAAAEQGHREAAYRLARTLDRRAAAEAHAGVPDPAAAPGGADARARRAVASGTGAGGPNGARGAGAAAGVLGAGLPAVVSRGRGRLDFDTNTRHSGSGAGAGSGAGSGTAPGLGPSGTRYPGDGYAGAGAATVPATGTGRPARGGADAGGTDTGAHEASGEDGAGQATGTRHATGAGNRRTGGGPFGTGTRHTGIAAGELPPAVEAEQWYRQAAARGHRRAALHLGAILEERGELKEAGRWYLTSAKDGEARAACALGFLLRDAGDEESAAVWWLRAAQDGDGNAANALGALHAARGEQQTAERWYRAALDAGDVNGAYNLGLLCAAQGRTAQADQWYRRAAYAGHREAANALAILLLQGGDAAGAEPWFSKAAEAGSVDAAFNLGILYAGRDDDRTAFAWYERAAAAGHTEAALQVGIALLRDGEDQDAERHLRCAAGSGSAEAAFRLATLLDSRQPPAGPPGLGEPLSEKTECEEWYERAAEQGHRRAQVRVGMLAAGRGDLEGAARWYREAAEAGSRNGAFNLGLLLAREGSEPEAALWWSRAAHAGHGRAALRLALLAARHGELDEGERWCARAVELGPAEVAERAARLREALHQELTA from the coding sequence ATGGTTTTTATGGGGGACAGGACAACTCTGTTGGAGACAGGGCGGTTTGTGCAGCGAGACCAGGAGCACGCTGTTGACACCGTGGACACCGCCGAGGCCGAGTTCGAGGCGCGCCACCGGACCGCCGCCGAGAAGGGCGACACCGAGGCCATGAGCGTGCTCGGCTCGCTGCTGCTGCGCCGCGGCGACCTCGACGGCGCCGAGCCGCACCTTCGCGCCGCCACCGCCGACGGCGACCGCGCCGCCGCGAACAATCTGGGCGTACTCCTGCACCAGCGCGGATACGCCGACGAGGCGGCCGGGTGGTGGCGCATCGCCGCCGTGGCCGGCTCCGCAGCCGCCGCGCACGCCCTCGGACGCCACTACCGTGAGCGCGGCGACGAACCCGCCGCCGAGTACTGGCTGCGCCAGTCCGCCGAGCAGGGGCACGCGCTGGGGGCGTACGCCCTCGCCGACCTCCTGGAACATCGCAGCGACGTGGGCGCCGAGCGGTGGCTGCGCGCCGCAGCCGAGCAGGGCCACCGGGAAGCCGCGTACCGCCTCGCCCGCACCCTGGACCGCCGCGCCGCCGCCGAGGCGCACGCCGGTGTGCCCGACCCCGCAGCGGCGCCGGGGGGCGCCGACGCGCGCGCGAGGCGCGCGGTGGCATCGGGTACGGGCGCGGGCGGACCGAACGGGGCCCGTGGCGCCGGTGCGGCCGCGGGCGTGCTCGGCGCCGGTCTCCCCGCCGTGGTCAGCAGGGGCAGGGGGCGCCTCGACTTCGACACGAACACCCGGCACTCCGGCTCCGGAGCGGGCGCGGGCTCCGGCGCGGGCTCCGGGACCGCGCCCGGCCTCGGCCCCTCGGGCACCCGTTACCCCGGTGACGGGTACGCCGGGGCCGGTGCGGCCACCGTCCCCGCCACCGGTACCGGCCGGCCCGCCCGCGGCGGCGCGGACGCGGGCGGCACGGACACCGGTGCGCACGAGGCTTCCGGTGAGGACGGTGCGGGCCAGGCCACCGGCACCCGGCACGCCACGGGCGCCGGGAACCGGCGTACCGGCGGCGGACCGTTCGGCACCGGCACCCGGCACACCGGGATCGCCGCCGGGGAGCTGCCCCCCGCCGTGGAGGCCGAGCAGTGGTACCGGCAGGCCGCCGCGCGCGGGCACCGGCGTGCCGCCCTGCACCTCGGCGCCATCCTGGAGGAGCGCGGCGAGCTCAAGGAGGCCGGGCGCTGGTACCTGACCTCCGCCAAGGACGGCGAGGCGCGGGCGGCGTGCGCCCTGGGCTTCCTGCTGCGCGACGCCGGGGACGAGGAGAGTGCCGCCGTGTGGTGGCTGCGCGCCGCCCAGGACGGTGACGGCAACGCCGCCAACGCGCTGGGCGCCCTGCACGCCGCCCGTGGCGAGCAGCAGACCGCCGAGCGCTGGTACCGCGCCGCCCTGGACGCGGGAGACGTGAACGGGGCGTACAACCTCGGGCTGCTCTGCGCCGCCCAGGGGCGTACCGCACAGGCCGACCAGTGGTACCGGCGCGCCGCCTACGCGGGCCACCGCGAGGCCGCCAACGCGCTCGCCATCCTGCTGCTCCAGGGCGGCGACGCGGCGGGCGCCGAGCCGTGGTTCTCCAAGGCCGCCGAGGCGGGCAGCGTCGACGCCGCCTTCAATCTCGGCATTCTCTACGCGGGTCGCGACGACGACCGTACGGCCTTCGCCTGGTACGAGCGCGCCGCCGCCGCCGGTCACACCGAGGCGGCGCTCCAGGTCGGCATCGCCCTGCTGCGCGACGGCGAGGACCAGGACGCCGAGCGGCACCTGCGCTGCGCGGCGGGCAGCGGCAGCGCCGAGGCGGCGTTCCGGCTCGCCACGCTGCTCGACAGCAGGCAGCCGCCCGCCGGCCCGCCCGGGCTCGGTGAGCCGCTGAGCGAGAAGACCGAGTGCGAGGAGTGGTACGAGCGGGCCGCCGAGCAGGGGCACCGCCGCGCCCAGGTGCGCGTGGGCATGCTCGCCGCGGGCCGCGGCGACCTGGAGGGCGCCGCCCGCTGGTACCGGGAGGCCGCCGAGGCGGGCAGCCGCAACGGCGCCTTCAACCTCGGACTGCTGCTGGCCCGCGAGGGCAGCGAGCCGGAGGCGGCTCTGTGGTGGTCCCGCGCCGCCCACGCGGGTCACGGCCGAGCCGCGCTGCGCCTCGCGCTGCTCGCCGCCCGGCACGGCGAGCTCGACGAGGGCGAGCGGTGGTGCGCGCGGGCGGTGGAGCTCGGGCCGGCCGAGGTCGCGGAGCGTGCGGCACGGTTGCGCGAGGCGCTGCACCAGGAGCTCACGGCGTAG
- a CDS encoding molybdenum cofactor biosynthesis protein MoaE, which translates to MAGTYSHPGEQAAQDPIRLLAIRDTPLSLDEVFRAVGDDAAGGTALFVGTVRNHDGGADVDKLGYSCHPSAEDELRRVAEKVAADFPVRALAAVHRVGDLRVGDLAVVVAVSCPHRGEAFEACRRLIDDLKHEVPIWKHQTFSDGTEEWVGAC; encoded by the coding sequence ATGGCAGGCACGTACTCCCACCCGGGCGAGCAGGCGGCGCAGGACCCCATCCGGCTGCTGGCGATTCGCGACACCCCGCTCTCCCTCGACGAGGTCTTCCGGGCGGTGGGGGACGACGCCGCGGGCGGCACGGCGCTGTTCGTCGGCACCGTGCGCAACCACGACGGGGGCGCGGACGTCGACAAGCTCGGCTACTCCTGCCACCCCTCGGCGGAGGACGAGCTACGCCGTGTGGCCGAAAAGGTCGCCGCGGATTTCCCCGTCCGCGCTCTGGCGGCCGTCCACCGTGTGGGTGACCTGCGAGTCGGCGACCTCGCGGTCGTCGTCGCGGTGTCCTGCCCGCACCGGGGCGAGGCTTTCGAGGCATGCCGCAGGCTGATCGACGATCTCAAGCACGAAGTGCCCATCTGGAAGCACCAGACCTTCTCCGACGGGACGGAGGAGTGGGTCGGCGCGTGCTGA
- a CDS encoding UPF0182 family protein, whose protein sequence is MPDRGGGPQGPRIRVGRPSRRVRTLLMTLGVLAVLAMAFVMFAGFWTDWLWYRSVRYSSVFTTTLWTKIGLFAVFGLLMALAVGVNIWLAHRLRPPLSAMSLEQQNLDRYRMGIAPYKKWVLLGVTALVGLIAGASASGQWRTWLMWINGVSFGQKDPQFQLDVSFFAFDLPWYRFLLGFGFAAAVLSLIAAALVHYLYGGLRITSPGARATAAATGHLSVLLGLFVALKAVAYWLDRYGLAVKSSDFKATGNWAGLRYVDANAYLPAKTILFCIAVICALLFFATLWRRTWQLPVIGFGLMVLSAILIGGLYPAIVQKFQVQPNEQAKEAPYIKKNIDATRKAYGIDDAKVDDYQGVGDSKDNSQLRKDADSAASYRLIDPNVVPPTFDQLQQERKYYQFPTTLDVDRYKGQDTVVGLRELDLKGIPKRNWINDHFTYTHGYGVVAAKGTAVKPDTEGAPDFIESGLPSQGMLGEYEQRIYYGEKTEQYSIVGGPQKELDYEKNGEPTKTTSYKGKSGVNLSNPLNRAAYAVAFSEPQILYSGAIGEGSRILYNRTPKERVEAVAPWLSLDGDAYPAVVGGRVQWIVDAYTTTNGYPYASRTTLGDTTADSLSQTDSQRAVIAQQNQVNYIRNSVKATVDAYDGTVKLYQWDTEDPVLKTWMKAFPDTVQPRGEIDPALMQHLRYPQDLFKVQRELLTRYHVESPSQFYSGSDAWQVPDDPTTGEKSSVPPYYLSLKMPQEQDRKFSLTTTFTPNGRPNLGAFMAVDADASSKDYGTIRLLRVTGDVPGPQQVQNRLNSNAEVAEFVRNMKGANSDIEYGNLLTIPLNDGFLYVEPVYAQGNNAYPLLKKVAVSYGRETVFKDTLGEALNAVFGEEGETPPPPGDGDDDTTRPPPSDGDESLQKAIEDAQKAYDEGQEALKQQDWTAYGKAQEKLQDALQRAADAGARTEAPAEQGAEGGNPEKPGSTEKPEKAAEQDGKGD, encoded by the coding sequence ATGCCGGACCGCGGCGGAGGCCCGCAAGGGCCACGGATCAGAGTCGGCCGCCCGTCCCGGCGTGTCCGGACCCTGCTCATGACATTGGGCGTCCTGGCCGTCCTGGCCATGGCTTTCGTCATGTTCGCCGGGTTCTGGACGGACTGGCTCTGGTACCGCTCGGTCAGATATTCGTCCGTTTTCACCACCACCCTGTGGACCAAGATCGGGCTCTTCGCCGTCTTCGGGCTGCTGATGGCCCTGGCCGTCGGCGTGAACATCTGGCTCGCGCACCGGCTCAGGCCGCCGCTGAGCGCGATGTCCCTGGAGCAGCAGAACCTGGACCGCTACCGGATGGGCATCGCCCCGTACAAGAAGTGGGTGCTCCTCGGGGTAACCGCTCTGGTCGGGCTGATCGCCGGCGCCTCGGCGTCCGGTCAGTGGCGTACCTGGCTCATGTGGATCAACGGCGTGTCGTTCGGGCAGAAGGACCCGCAGTTCCAGCTGGACGTGTCGTTCTTCGCGTTCGACCTGCCCTGGTACCGCTTCCTGCTCGGCTTCGGCTTCGCGGCCGCCGTGCTCTCGCTGATCGCCGCCGCGCTGGTGCACTACCTGTACGGCGGACTGCGGATCACCAGCCCCGGCGCCAGGGCCACCGCCGCGGCGACCGGCCACCTGTCGGTCCTGCTCGGCCTCTTCGTGGCGCTCAAGGCCGTCGCGTACTGGCTCGACCGGTACGGCCTGGCGGTGAAGTCCAGTGACTTCAAGGCCACGGGCAACTGGGCGGGTCTGCGGTACGTCGACGCGAACGCCTACCTCCCGGCGAAGACGATCCTCTTCTGCATCGCCGTCATCTGCGCGCTGCTGTTCTTCGCGACGCTGTGGCGCCGCACCTGGCAGCTGCCCGTCATCGGTTTCGGCCTCATGGTGCTCTCGGCGATCCTGATCGGCGGGCTCTACCCGGCGATCGTGCAGAAGTTCCAGGTCCAGCCGAACGAGCAGGCCAAGGAAGCGCCGTACATCAAGAAGAACATCGACGCGACGCGCAAGGCGTACGGCATCGACGACGCGAAGGTGGACGACTACCAGGGCGTCGGCGACAGCAAGGACAACTCCCAGCTGCGCAAGGACGCCGACTCGGCGGCCAGCTACCGGCTGATCGACCCGAACGTCGTCCCGCCGACCTTCGACCAGCTCCAGCAGGAGCGCAAGTACTACCAGTTCCCGACGACGCTCGACGTGGACCGGTACAAGGGCCAGGACACGGTCGTCGGTCTGCGCGAGCTCGACCTCAAGGGCATCCCCAAGCGCAACTGGATCAACGACCACTTCACGTACACCCACGGATACGGCGTGGTCGCGGCGAAGGGCACCGCGGTCAAGCCGGACACCGAGGGCGCCCCGGACTTCATCGAGTCCGGCCTGCCGTCCCAGGGCATGCTCGGCGAGTACGAGCAGCGGATCTACTACGGCGAGAAGACCGAGCAGTACTCGATCGTGGGCGGCCCGCAGAAGGAGCTCGACTACGAGAAGAACGGCGAGCCCACCAAGACCACGAGCTACAAGGGCAAGAGCGGAGTCAATCTGTCGAACCCGCTGAACCGCGCCGCCTACGCGGTGGCCTTCAGCGAGCCGCAGATCCTCTACTCGGGAGCCATCGGTGAGGGCTCGCGGATTCTCTACAACCGCACGCCCAAGGAGCGGGTCGAGGCGGTCGCGCCCTGGCTGTCCCTCGACGGCGACGCCTACCCGGCGGTCGTCGGCGGGCGCGTCCAGTGGATCGTCGACGCGTACACCACTACGAACGGCTACCCCTACGCCTCGCGTACGACGCTGGGGGACACCACGGCCGACTCGCTGTCCCAGACCGACAGCCAGCGCGCGGTGATCGCCCAGCAGAACCAGGTCAACTACATCCGCAATTCGGTGAAGGCCACCGTCGACGCGTACGACGGCACGGTCAAGCTGTACCAGTGGGACACCGAGGACCCGGTCCTCAAGACCTGGATGAAGGCGTTCCCGGACACGGTGCAGCCGAGGGGCGAGATCGACCCGGCGCTGATGCAGCACCTGCGCTACCCGCAGGACCTCTTCAAGGTGCAGCGCGAGCTGCTCACCCGCTACCACGTCGAGAGCCCGTCGCAGTTCTACAGCGGCAGTGACGCGTGGCAGGTGCCGGACGACCCGACGACCGGCGAGAAGAGCTCCGTACCGCCGTACTACCTGAGCCTCAAGATGCCGCAGGAGCAGGACCGGAAGTTCTCGCTCACGACGACGTTCACCCCCAACGGGCGACCGAACCTCGGCGCCTTCATGGCGGTCGACGCCGACGCTTCGAGCAAGGACTACGGCACGATAAGGCTCCTGAGAGTCACGGGCGACGTGCCGGGTCCGCAGCAGGTGCAGAACCGCCTCAACAGCAACGCCGAAGTCGCCGAGTTCGTCAGGAACATGAAGGGCGCCAACTCGGACATCGAGTACGGCAACCTGCTGACGATCCCGCTGAACGACGGCTTCCTGTACGTCGAGCCGGTGTACGCGCAGGGCAACAACGCCTATCCGCTGCTGAAGAAGGTCGCCGTCTCGTACGGCAGGGAGACCGTCTTCAAGGACACGCTGGGTGAGGCGCTGAACGCCGTCTTCGGTGAGGAGGGCGAAACGCCTCCGCCGCCGGGCGACGGTGACGACGACACCACCAGGCCGCCGCCGTCCGACGGCGACGAGTCGCTCCAGAAGGCCATCGAGGACGCCCAGAAGGCGTACGACGAGGGCCAGGAGGCGCTGAAGCAGCAGGACTGGACGGCCTACGGCAAGGCGCAGGAGAAGCTCCAGGACGCGCTTCAGCGGGCAGCCGACGCCGGGGCCCGGACGGAGGCGCCGGCCGAGCAGGGTGCCGAGGGCGGGAACCCCGAGAAGCCGGGGAGCACGGAGAAGCCCGAGAAGGCCGCCGAGCAGGACGGGAAGGGCGACTAG
- a CDS encoding SDR family oxidoreductase, translated as MSSPDPQVRASQNAEVRQRRNDSPRAGRGPVVAVTGAASGIGALLTRRLAASEEIKQVVAIDERRGEVAEAQWHILDVRDPAIAEKLRGADVVVHLALDLDLESDPAARTAYNVRGTQTVLTAAAAAGVHRVVLCTSAMVYGALPDNDIPLSEDAELRATAEAAGVGDLLEIERLGRRAPRAHPGLNVTVVRPAVLVGGTDTALTRYFESPRLLVVAGSRPTWQFCHVEDLVSALEYAALEKVDGELAVGCDGWLEQAEIEELSGIRRMELPSAVALGAAARLHRIGLTPSPAGDLAYTMHPWVVSVSRLHAAGWRPQWTNEEVLSELLEEVAGRHTVAGRRLGRKDATAAGAAGATVALLGTAALVRRVRKARGRM; from the coding sequence GTGAGTTCCCCAGATCCGCAGGTTCGCGCATCGCAGAACGCCGAAGTTCGCCAGAGGCGAAACGACTCGCCCCGGGCCGGCCGTGGTCCCGTCGTCGCGGTCACGGGTGCCGCCTCGGGCATCGGCGCGCTGCTGACCCGGCGCCTCGCCGCGTCCGAGGAGATCAAACAGGTCGTCGCGATCGACGAGCGCCGCGGCGAGGTCGCCGAGGCGCAGTGGCACATCCTGGACGTACGCGACCCCGCCATCGCGGAGAAGCTGCGGGGTGCCGACGTCGTGGTGCACCTCGCTCTCGACCTCGACCTGGAGTCCGACCCCGCCGCCCGTACGGCGTACAACGTCCGGGGCACCCAGACGGTGCTCACCGCCGCAGCGGCGGCCGGAGTCCACCGCGTCGTGCTGTGCACGTCGGCGATGGTCTACGGCGCCCTGCCCGACAACGACATCCCGCTGTCCGAGGACGCGGAGCTGCGCGCCACGGCGGAGGCCGCCGGTGTCGGCGACCTCCTCGAAATCGAACGGCTGGGCCGCCGTGCGCCCCGCGCGCACCCCGGCCTCAACGTCACGGTGGTACGTCCCGCCGTCCTGGTCGGCGGTACGGACACCGCCCTCACCCGCTACTTCGAGTCGCCCCGCCTCCTCGTCGTCGCCGGTTCCCGCCCCACCTGGCAGTTCTGCCACGTCGAGGACCTGGTCAGCGCGCTGGAGTACGCCGCGCTGGAGAAGGTCGACGGCGAGCTGGCGGTCGGCTGCGACGGCTGGCTGGAACAGGCGGAGATCGAGGAGCTCAGCGGCATCCGCCGCATGGAGCTGCCGTCCGCGGTGGCCCTGGGCGCCGCGGCCCGGCTGCACCGGATCGGCCTCACGCCGTCCCCGGCCGGGGACCTCGCCTACACCATGCACCCGTGGGTGGTGAGCGTGAGCCGGCTGCACGCCGCGGGCTGGCGGCCGCAGTGGACCAACGAGGAGGTACTGAGCGAACTGCTGGAGGAGGTCGCCGGCCGGCACACCGTCGCGGGCCGCCGCCTCGGCCGCAAGGACGCCACGGCGGCGGGCGCCGCGGGCGCCACGGTCGCCCTGCTGGGCACGGCCGCGCTGGTACGCCGCGTACGAAAGGCCAGGGGCCGCATGTAG